From a single Deinococcus radiotolerans genomic region:
- a CDS encoding phenylalanine--tRNA ligase subunit beta yields MKIPYSWLKELVPNLPSVTELEPIFAQLGLPLEGVEEVAAPPAGVLLVAVKAAEAMPGTQLTKLTLDVGEHGEKVIASGAGNAVGLPAGTMLALVSPGTELGGMTYGVRALQGVESWGMAASAKELSLGESSAGLMLFPAGTAKPGTPLRELWAADHVLDVEVTPNRADVLSALGLARDLAAFLKLDLVQPPMGPQAVGEGEIRVSLPEKGIRIERDPTQKLRFGCDRFVARTVSGLRNGPAPLWMQRRVTLAGMRSIDLIVDTSNYVMLELGQPTALYDRRDVRGDQILVAFGLRQGEVVRDLLGGEHEVGPEDLLILDGAQPEVSTVAEAFETAGQPRVGDTVLGIAGIVGGDHGHVRADTTDVVVEVAHFDPVLLRRTSTRLGLKTDAVFRYERGVDPLLPERAAARLVGLLGDAGGQVHPGATVVGDPEIPGRIEATGEQIRALLGMPVDTEEMRGILTRLGCVVEGEGDTLSVLPPSWRVDMAIWQDLAEEVARLHGFVHLPETLPTLRVHESNLGAEREGVARATLRRTLAGLGAQEVVTYTFTSDEEAHKARTERPGVRLRNPLSADRTALRTALYPSLVKAAQAHAKGDRALIFEMGRIFPATGETERMGLLMRGPLAPRTDQAGVAGDFRAFKGLVESLAGTLGASFELRQLRGDAVPAALHPGIAGEVVWNGQSVGWLGALHPEIAQAFGLKGDTFLMEAALPLPPREWAFRDPSRAPAAWRDLAVITPTGVSYGEIAALLREHGGALLESVEPFDVFTGEQIGAGNRSVAVRLVFRGEKTLTDAEVDPVMEQLMTAVRAQGWTIREK; encoded by the coding sequence CTTCGCGCAGCTGGGCCTGCCGCTGGAGGGCGTGGAGGAGGTCGCGGCGCCGCCGGCGGGGGTGCTGCTGGTGGCGGTGAAGGCCGCGGAGGCGATGCCGGGCACGCAGCTGACGAAACTGACGCTGGATGTCGGTGAGCATGGCGAGAAGGTCATCGCGTCGGGTGCGGGGAACGCGGTGGGTCTGCCGGCGGGGACGATGCTGGCGCTGGTGTCGCCGGGCACGGAGCTGGGCGGCATGACGTACGGCGTGCGGGCGTTGCAGGGCGTGGAGTCGTGGGGCATGGCGGCGAGTGCGAAGGAGCTGAGTCTGGGCGAGAGCAGCGCGGGGCTGATGCTGTTCCCGGCCGGGACGGCGAAACCGGGGACGCCCCTGCGGGAGCTGTGGGCGGCGGATCACGTGCTGGACGTGGAGGTCACCCCGAACCGCGCGGACGTGCTGAGCGCGCTGGGGCTGGCGCGGGACCTGGCGGCGTTCCTGAAACTGGACCTCGTGCAGCCTCCGATGGGGCCGCAGGCGGTGGGGGAGGGCGAGATCCGCGTGTCCCTGCCGGAGAAGGGCATCCGCATCGAGCGGGACCCGACGCAGAAGCTGCGTTTCGGCTGCGACCGCTTCGTGGCCCGCACCGTCAGTGGCCTGCGCAACGGCCCAGCGCCGCTGTGGATGCAGCGCCGCGTGACCCTGGCGGGCATGCGCTCCATTGACCTGATCGTGGATACCAGCAACTACGTGATGCTGGAACTGGGGCAGCCGACGGCGCTGTACGACCGCCGGGACGTGCGCGGCGATCAGATTCTGGTGGCGTTCGGGCTGCGTCAGGGCGAGGTCGTGCGGGACCTGCTGGGTGGCGAGCATGAGGTCGGCCCGGAGGACCTTCTGATCCTCGACGGCGCGCAGCCCGAGGTGTCCACCGTCGCGGAGGCCTTCGAGACCGCCGGGCAGCCAAGGGTGGGCGACACGGTGCTGGGCATCGCGGGCATCGTGGGCGGCGACCACGGGCACGTCCGCGCGGACACGACCGACGTGGTGGTGGAGGTCGCGCACTTCGACCCGGTGCTGCTGCGCCGCACGAGCACCCGCCTGGGCCTGAAGACCGACGCCGTGTTCCGCTACGAGCGGGGCGTGGACCCCCTGCTGCCCGAACGCGCGGCGGCCCGACTGGTGGGTCTGCTGGGCGACGCGGGCGGACAGGTGCACCCCGGCGCGACCGTCGTGGGCGACCCGGAGATCCCCGGCCGGATCGAGGCGACGGGTGAGCAGATCCGCGCGCTGCTGGGCATGCCGGTGGACACCGAGGAGATGCGCGGCATCCTCACCCGCCTCGGGTGCGTCGTGGAAGGCGAGGGGGACACGCTGAGCGTCCTGCCGCCCTCGTGGCGGGTGGACATGGCGATCTGGCAGGACCTCGCCGAGGAGGTCGCGCGCCTGCACGGCTTCGTGCACCTGCCCGAGACCCTCCCCACCCTGCGCGTGCACGAGAGCAACCTCGGCGCGGAAAGGGAAGGCGTGGCCCGCGCGACCCTGCGCCGCACCCTGGCCGGGCTGGGCGCGCAGGAGGTCGTCACGTACACCTTCACAAGCGACGAGGAAGCCCACAAGGCCCGCACCGAGCGGCCCGGCGTGCGCCTGCGTAACCCCCTGAGCGCCGACCGGACGGCCCTGCGCACCGCGCTGTACCCCAGCCTCGTGAAGGCCGCGCAGGCCCACGCCAAGGGCGACCGCGCGCTGATCTTCGAGATGGGCCGCATCTTCCCGGCCACCGGCGAGACCGAGCGGATGGGCCTCCTGATGCGCGGTCCGCTCGCGCCCCGCACCGATCAGGCGGGCGTGGCCGGGGACTTCCGCGCGTTCAAGGGCCTCGTGGAATCCCTGGCGGGCACCCTGGGCGCCAGCTTCGAACTGCGCCAGCTGCGCGGGGACGCCGTGCCTGCGGCGCTGCACCCCGGCATCGCGGGCGAGGTCGTCTGGAACGGGCAGAGCGTCGGCTGGCTGGGCGCGCTGCACCCCGAGATCGCCCAGGCGTTCGGCCTCAAGGGCGACACCTTCCTGATGGAAGCGGCGCTGCCCCTGCCGCCCCGCGAGTGGGCGTTCCGCGACCCCAGCCGCGCCCCCGCCGCGTGGCGCGACCTCGCCGTCATCACCCCCACCGGTGTCAGCTACGGCGAGATCGCGGCCCTGCTGCGTGAACACGGCGGCGCGCTGCTCGAAAGCGTGGAACCCTTCGACGTCTTCACCGGCGAGCAGATCGGCGCGGGCAACCGCTCCGTCGCCGTTCGCCTCGTCTTCCGCGGCGAGAAGACCCTCACGGACGCCGAGGTGGACCCCGTCATGGAGCAGCTCATGACTGCTGTCCGCGCACAGGGCTGGACCATCCGCGAGAAGTAA